One Aphelocoma coerulescens isolate FSJ_1873_10779 chromosome 4A, UR_Acoe_1.0, whole genome shotgun sequence DNA window includes the following coding sequences:
- the LOC138110342 gene encoding fibronectin type-III domain-containing protein 3a-like: MMADQPPPLEATPLLNEVPLLPHMVNGDSIQQVILVQVNPGETFTITTEDGHIQCIQGPAHVPMMSPNGSMPPIFVPPGYVSQVVEENGVRRVVVVPHSGEFHPSMHPPPPPHVPHYMHHPHALLPPPPHPVFPAVPGTGELPPQFIHQHPPPHVFQEQEPRSHGRTNFIQRDERSLKMQEHLKKRLKDRQASGHTNNKLNSPPSSPHKVLNSSNATIPNGNGKAQQGAVGALKQKQIGKTKGSPEAEMGESDTESKKCDTHLSIGKPVVSDIQARSAVLSWNLPVSSQNGESHSHSPAAFTFEVAISNSGKNGKFKSVYVGEELTITLPDLRPATDYHARVSATSSSIKETISELVSFTTESCEPDCPAAPKLINRTKNSLSLQWKSSNDNGSKITNFLLEWDEGKNGPFKECYYGHLKQYKLTKLTPSTRYSLRLAAKNDIGMSGFSETVTFGTAGVVPPAPAPPTLLEAGVTWMALAWSPPAGVASDDSLTYSLDMEEEGSGYGFQPQYNGDELSCTLRNLRRSTSYKFRLFAYNSEGKSSPSEVVEHSTKPDRPGAPSKPVVKGKIHPHSVRVTWEPPKDNGGSDISKYFLEISEASVGGRWEPIYSGAQREHVCDHLRPGTSYRLRVSCASKGGESQASDVTTVTTAAVPPGPCPSPALVGKAKPKEMTLQWGPPAVDGGSEITEYLLEMASSEQEERRVVYQGPAAEFGVTNLLPGRTYCFWLRAGNKVGFGPHSEKAELCTAPGPPEQCCKPLITCKSATCAVVSWESPACNGAEITEYRLDWGQVEGSMHIIYTGPCQSYEVKGLTPATTYYCRVQAVNVAGVGLFGDTSVVSTPPSVPAAVAVLHLLEEDQMETSPPFSTCLAIQWEEPCCHGAEITGYNIEYGEKQLVTVGRNTTHVLENLLPDTLYRIRIQAINSFGVGPFSHSMKAKTKPLPPDPPHLECVVFSYQSLKLKWGEGPSRALIPNPTQFNLQMEDRFGRFVTVYNGPCHTYKVQRLSESTTYHFRIQAYNDAGEGAFSEVCAFTTTKSPPAPLKAPKAIQLEENTFEITWEPLQPMKGDSIVYILQLAAGREFDQVYKGPEPWFRLPAAQTNCEYRARVCAGRQCHDLPGCPELYGPYSPSAVFCCQRREPGPAAAQPGAELAQSGKRLREERVIAIALLCGFAVVAILFAVVIQYFVIK, translated from the exons CAGCCGCCCCCCCTGGAAGCTACACCTCTGCTGAATGAAGTGCCACTTCTACCTCACATGGTCAACGGGGACAGCATCCAGCAG gtgaTTCTTGTCCAGGTAAACCCAGGTGAAACATTTACAATTACAACTGAAGATGGACACATTCAGTGCATTCAAG GTCCAGCAcatgtccccatgatgtccccaaACGGTTCCATGCCGCCGATTTTTGTGCCTCCCGGTTACGTATCTCAG GTGGTGGAAGAAAATGGAGTTCGGAGAGTGGTGGTGGTGCCCCACTCGGGGGAATTCCATCCTTCCATgcatcccccccctcccccccacgtGCCCCATTACATGCACCACCCCCacgccctgctcccaccccccccTCACCCCGTGTTCCCCGCGGTGCCCGGCACAGGAGAGCTCCCACCCCAgttcatccaccagcacccgcCACCACACGTGTTCCAGGAGCAAG AACCTCGTTCCCATGGAAGGACAAACTTCATCCAGAGGGATGAGAGGAGTCTCAAAATGCAGGAACACCTCAAGAAGAGACTAAAGGACAGACAAGCCAGTGGTCACACCAACAATAAACTGAACAGCCCTCCCTCCTCACCACATAAAGTCCTTAATTCTTCCAATGCCACAATTCCCAATGGGAATGGAAAGGCACAGCAAGGGGCAGTTGGAGCACTAAAGCAGAAGCAGATAGGAAAAACAAAGGGCAGTCCAGAGGCAGAGATGGGAG AATCTGACACAGAATCCAAGAAATGTGATACTCACTTGAGCATTGGCAAGCCAGTC GTTTCTGATATACAAGCAAGATCAGCCGTTCTGTCCTGGAATCTCCCAGTTAGTTCACAGAATGGAGAGAGCCATAGTCATAGTCCAGCAGCATTTACATTTGAAGTAGCAATATCCAACAGtggtaaaaatggaaaatttaaatCTGTCTATGT TGGGGAAGAATTAACAATTACACTTCCTGATCTCAGACCAGCCACTGATTATCATGCCAG AGTTTCAGCAACCAGCAGTTCCATCAAAGAAACCATTTCAGAACTGGTGAGCTTCACTACAGAGAGCTGTGAGCCAGACTGTCCAGCTGCACCTAAACTGATTAACAGAACCAAAAACAGCCTGAGCTTGCAGTGGAAG tccTCAAATGACAATGGTTCCAAAATAACTAATTTTCTTTTAGAATGGGATGAG GGGAAGAACGGCCCCTTCAAGGAGTGTTACTACGGGCACCTGAAGCAGTACAAGCTCACCAAGCTCACTCCCTCCACCAGATACTCCCTGAGACTGGCTGCTAAAAACGACATTGGAATGAG TGGGTTCAGTGAGACGGTGACGTTCGGCACGGCCGGGGTGGtgccgccggccccggcgccGCCTACGCTGCTGGAAGCGGGGGTGACCTGGATGGCCCTGGCATGGAGCCCTCCTGCAGGAGTGGCCTCGGATGACTCCCTCACCTACAGCCTGGACATGGAGGAAGAAGGCTCT GGCTATGGATTCCAGCCCCAGTACAATGGAGATGAGCTCTCATGCACTTTAAGAAACCTGAGGAGGAGTACATCCTATAAGTTTAGG CTCTTTGCCTACAACAGTGAAGGAAAAAGCAGCCCCAGTGAGGTGGTGGAgcacagcaccaaacctgacCGACCCGGAGCCCCGAGTAAACCTGTTGTAAAGGGCAAGATCCATCCCCACAGTGTGAGAGTCACGTGGG AACCCCCCAAGGATAACGGAGGATCAGACATTTCTAAATACTTTCTGGAAATCTCGGAGGCATCAGTTG GAGGGAGGTGGGAGCCCATTTACAGCGGAGCCCAGCGGGAGCACGTCTGTGACCACCTCAGGCCTGGCACCTCCTACAGACTGCGAGTGTCCTGTGCCAGTAAAGGTGGGGAGAGCCAG GCCTCTGATGTCACGACTGTCACGACGGCGGCCGTTCCCCCCGggccctgcccctccccggCCCTGGTGGGCAAAGCCAAGCCCAAGGAAATGACTTTGCAGTGGG GCCCCCCAGCTGTGGATGGAGGCTCTGAGATCACAGAGTATCTCCTGGAGATGGCCAGCTCAGAGCAGGAAGAGCGTAGGGTGGTTTATCAGGGCCCAGCAGCTGAGTTTGGAGTGACCAACCTGCTTCCAGGGAGAACCTACTGCTTCTGGCTCCGGGCAGGGAACAAAGTTGGG tttgGCCCCCACTCTGAGAAGGCAGAGCTTTGCACTGCTCCAGGACCCCCTGAGCAGTGCTGCAAACCCCTGATAACCTGCAAAAGTGCAACTTGTGCTGTGGTGTCGTGGGAG AGCCCGGCGTGCAACGGAGCAGAAATCACCGAGTACAGGCTGGACTGGGGCCAGGTGGAGGGGTCCATGCACATCATCTACACTGGCCCCTGCCAGAGCTATGAGGTCAAGGGGCTCACACCTGCAACCACTTATTACTGCAGAGTCCAG GCTGTGAACGTGGCTGGGGTGGGGCTGTTTGGGGACACGAGCGTGGTGAGCACCCCCCCGTCAGTGCCTGCAGCCGTGGCCGTGCTCCACTTACTTGAAGAGGATCAGATGGAAACTTCCCCTCCTTTCTCCACGTGCCTTgcaatccagtgggaagagcCCTGCTGCCACGGGGCAGAGATCACAGGGTACAACATCGAGTATGGGGAAAAGCAGCTGGTCACTGTGGGGAGAAACACAACCCACGTCCTTGAGAATCTGCTGCCTGACACCCTGTACAG gatCAGGATACAGGCCATCAACAGCTTTGGAGTCGGTCCTTTCAGTCATTCCATGaaagccaaaaccaaaccactaccTCCTGACCCTCCCCACCTGGAATGTGTGGTCTTCAGCTACCAGAGCCTTAAACTGAAATGGGGAGAAGGGCCCAGCAGAGCTTTAATTCCCAACCCTACACAGTTCAACCTGCAGATGGAGGACAGGTTTGGCAG GTTTGTGACAGTCTATAATGGTCCCTGTCACACCTACAAGGTGCAGAGGCTCAGCGAATCCACCACGTACCATTTCCGCATCCAGGCGTACAACGACGCTGGGGAAGGAGCCTTCTCGGAGGTCTGTGCTTTCACCACCACCAAGTCTCCACCTGCACCTCTCAAAG CACCCAAAGCGATTCAGCTGGAAGAAAACACTTTTGAAATCACATGGGAGCCTCTACAGCCGATGAAAGGAGATTCTATTGTTTACATCCTTCAGCTTGCTGCTGGCAGAGAGTTTGATCAG GTGTACAAGGGCCCGGAGCCGTGGTTCCGGCTGCCGGCCGCGCAGACGAACTGTGAGTACCGCGCGCGCGTCTGCGCCGGCCGCCAGTGCCACGACCTGCCGGGCTGCCCGGAGCTCTACGGCCCCTACAGCCCCAGCGCCGTGTTCTGCTGCCAGCGCCGCGAGCCGGGCCCCGCCGCAGCCCAGCCGGGCGCGGAGCTGGCGCAGAGCGGGAAGCGGCTGCGCGAGGAGCGCGTCATCGCCATCgcgctgctctgcggcttcgccGTGGTCGCCATCCTCTTTGCCGTGGTCATCCAGTACTTTGTCATCAAGTAG
- the TAF9B gene encoding transcription initiation factor TFIID subunit 9B isoform X1: MEAAKMASPKSAPKDAQVMAQILKDMGITEYEPRVINQMLEFAYRYVTTILEDAKIYSSHAKKSSVDADDVRLAIQCRTDQSFTSPPPRDFLLDIARQKNQTPLPLIKPYSGPRLPPDRYCLTAPNYRLKSLQKKVSSTAGRITVPRLSVGAVSSRPSTPTLGTPSAQTVSVSAKVGAPVSLAGQRFTVQIPSSQPAGKSATPTTPTVQNVLINPSLIGPKNILITTNMVPPGAADPNPLKRKHEDDDDYDTL; this comes from the exons ATGGAGGCAGCCAAGATGGCGTCCCCCAAGAGCGCCCCTAAGGATGCGCAG GTGATGGCGCAGATCCTCAAGGACATGGGCATCACCGAGTACGAGCCGCGCGTCATTAACCAGATGCTGGAGTTCGCCTACA GATACGTGACCACGATCCTGGAGGACGCCAAGATCTACTCGAGCCATGCCAAGAAGTCCAGCGTGGATGCGGACGACGTGCGCCTGGCGATCCAGTGCCGGACGGACCAGTCCTTCACatcccccccgccccgggac TTCCTGCTGGACATTGCCCGGCAGAAGAACCAGACGCCGCTGCCGCTGATCAAGCCGTACTCGGGCCCGCGGCTGCCGCCCGACAGGTACTGCCTGACTGCCCCCAACTACCGCCTCAAATCCCTGCAGAAGAAG GTCTCCTCCACAGCAGGCAGGATCACAGTGCCTCGCCTGAGCGTGGGCGCCGTGAGCAGCAGGCCCAGCACTCCCACTTTGG GTACCCCCTCAGCCCAGACCGTGTCGGTGTCAGCCAAGGTGGGAGCGCCGGTGTCGCTGGCGGGGCAGCGCTTCACCGTCCAGATCCCGTCGTCCCAGCCCGCTGGGAAGTCAG CCACTCCCACCACTCCCACAGTGCAGAACGTCCTGATCAACCCATCCCTGATCGGCCCCAAGAACATCCTGATCACCACCAACATGGtcccgcccggcgccgccgACCCCAACCCGCTCAAGAGGAAGCACGAGGACGACGACGACTACGACACCTTGTGA
- the TAF9B gene encoding transcription initiation factor TFIID subunit 9B isoform X2, whose translation MEAAKMASPKSAPKDAQVMAQILKDMGITEYEPRVINQMLEFAYRYVTTILEDAKIYSSHAKKSSVDADDVRLAIQCRTDQSFTSPPPRDFLLDIARQKNQTPLPLIKPYSGPRLPPDRYCLTAPNYRLKSLQKKVSSTAGRITVPRLSVGAVSSRPSTPTLGTPSAQTVSVSAKVGAPVSLAGQRFTVQIPSSQPAGKSVQNVLINPSLIGPKNILITTNMVPPGAADPNPLKRKHEDDDDYDTL comes from the exons ATGGAGGCAGCCAAGATGGCGTCCCCCAAGAGCGCCCCTAAGGATGCGCAG GTGATGGCGCAGATCCTCAAGGACATGGGCATCACCGAGTACGAGCCGCGCGTCATTAACCAGATGCTGGAGTTCGCCTACA GATACGTGACCACGATCCTGGAGGACGCCAAGATCTACTCGAGCCATGCCAAGAAGTCCAGCGTGGATGCGGACGACGTGCGCCTGGCGATCCAGTGCCGGACGGACCAGTCCTTCACatcccccccgccccgggac TTCCTGCTGGACATTGCCCGGCAGAAGAACCAGACGCCGCTGCCGCTGATCAAGCCGTACTCGGGCCCGCGGCTGCCGCCCGACAGGTACTGCCTGACTGCCCCCAACTACCGCCTCAAATCCCTGCAGAAGAAG GTCTCCTCCACAGCAGGCAGGATCACAGTGCCTCGCCTGAGCGTGGGCGCCGTGAGCAGCAGGCCCAGCACTCCCACTTTGG GTACCCCCTCAGCCCAGACCGTGTCGGTGTCAGCCAAGGTGGGAGCGCCGGTGTCGCTGGCGGGGCAGCGCTTCACCGTCCAGATCCCGTCGTCCCAGCCCGCTGGGAAGTCAG TGCAGAACGTCCTGATCAACCCATCCCTGATCGGCCCCAAGAACATCCTGATCACCACCAACATGGtcccgcccggcgccgccgACCCCAACCCGCTCAAGAGGAAGCACGAGGACGACGACGACTACGACACCTTGTGA